The following proteins come from a genomic window of Pseudomonas putida:
- a CDS encoding carboxymuconolactone decarboxylase family protein: protein MSNEKYEKGLQIRTQVLGEDYVNRSIQNADDFTKPLQELVTEYCWGHVWGRDGLSLKERSMINLAMISALNRPHELKLHIRGALRNGLSREQIREILLQVGIYCGVPAAVDSFRLAREAFAEADAESTR from the coding sequence ATGAGCAACGAAAAGTACGAAAAAGGCCTGCAGATCCGCACCCAGGTGCTGGGCGAGGACTACGTCAACCGCTCGATCCAGAACGCCGATGACTTCACCAAGCCTTTGCAGGAGCTGGTTACAGAGTACTGCTGGGGCCACGTCTGGGGCCGCGATGGCTTGTCGCTCAAAGAGCGCAGCATGATAAACTTGGCCATGATTTCCGCGCTCAACCGGCCCCACGAGCTCAAGCTGCATATTCGCGGCGCCTTGCGTAATGGCCTGAGCCGTGAACAGATTCGCGAGATCCTGCTCCAGGTCGGCATTTATTGCGGCGTACCCGCGGCGGTGGACAGTTTCCGCCTGGCCCGCGAGGCGTTCGCCGAAGCCGATGCGGAGTCAACCCGTTAA
- a CDS encoding LLM class flavin-dependent oxidoreductase translates to MKFSLFVHMERWDEQVSHRQLFEDLTELTLMAENGGFSTVWIGEHHAMEYTISPSPMPLLAYLAARTEKIRLGAGTIIAPFWNPIRVAGECALLDVISNGRMEVGLARGAYQFEFDRMANGMPATDGGKALREMVPAVRKLWEGDYAHEGEVYNFPTSTSVPKPVQQGMPPMWIAARDPDSHNFAVKNGCNVMVTPLMKGDEEVLDLKNKFQAALDNNPEVQRPQLMVLRHTHVHSPSEPDGWKIGAQAISRFYRTFDAWFGNKTVPVNGFLEPSPESKFAEVPAFALENIRKNTMIGTPEEIIARIKYYQELGVDEFSFWCDNSLPHAEKKKSLELFIKEVVPAFA, encoded by the coding sequence ATGAAATTTTCGTTGTTCGTACACATGGAACGTTGGGATGAACAGGTCAGCCACCGCCAGCTGTTCGAAGACCTTACCGAACTGACCCTGATGGCCGAAAACGGCGGTTTCAGCACCGTGTGGATCGGCGAACACCACGCCATGGAATACACCATTTCACCAAGCCCGATGCCGCTGTTGGCCTACCTGGCCGCACGCACCGAGAAGATCCGTCTGGGCGCCGGCACCATCATTGCGCCGTTCTGGAACCCGATCCGCGTGGCTGGCGAGTGCGCCCTGCTCGACGTGATCAGCAACGGTCGCATGGAAGTGGGCCTGGCCCGTGGCGCCTACCAGTTCGAGTTCGACCGCATGGCCAATGGCATGCCGGCCACCGACGGCGGCAAGGCCCTGCGCGAAATGGTCCCGGCGGTACGCAAGCTGTGGGAAGGCGACTACGCCCATGAAGGCGAAGTCTACAATTTCCCCACCTCCACCAGTGTGCCCAAGCCGGTGCAGCAGGGCATGCCGCCGATGTGGATCGCTGCGCGCGACCCGGACTCACACAACTTTGCGGTGAAAAACGGCTGCAACGTCATGGTCACCCCGTTGATGAAGGGTGATGAAGAAGTACTGGACCTGAAAAACAAGTTCCAGGCTGCACTGGACAACAACCCCGAGGTACAGCGCCCGCAACTGATGGTGCTGCGCCACACCCATGTGCACAGCCCGTCGGAGCCCGATGGCTGGAAAATCGGCGCCCAGGCCATTTCGCGCTTCTACCGTACCTTCGATGCCTGGTTTGGCAACAAGACGGTCCCGGTCAACGGCTTCCTGGAACCAAGCCCAGAGTCGAAGTTCGCCGAGGTGCCGGCCTTCGCGCTGGAGAACATCCGCAAGAACACCATGATCGGTACACCAGAAGAAATCATCGCGCGCATCAAGTACTACCAGGAACTTGGCGTCGACGAGTTCAGCTTCTGGTGCGACAACAGCCTGCCCCACGCCGAGAAGAAGAAGTCGCTCGAGCTGTTCATCAAGGAAGTGGTGCCGGCGTTCGCCTGA
- a CDS encoding flavin reductase family protein, translated as MIDATVYKNVLGSFPSGVTVITTLDDDGSIVGLTASAFSSLSMDPPLVLFCPNYSSDSYPVLIKNKRFAIHLLSGEQQAEAYAFAKKGKDKAAGIEWTLSELGNPVLAGATAVIECELWREYEGGDHAIMVGKVHNLIVPEQAPRPMVYCRGKMASLPAFA; from the coding sequence ATGATCGACGCAACCGTTTACAAGAACGTCTTGGGCTCCTTCCCCTCAGGCGTCACCGTCATCACCACCCTGGACGACGACGGCTCGATCGTCGGCCTTACCGCCAGCGCCTTTTCTTCCCTGTCGATGGACCCGCCGCTGGTGCTGTTCTGCCCCAACTACAGTTCCGATTCCTACCCTGTGCTGATCAAGAACAAGCGCTTTGCCATTCACCTGCTCTCTGGTGAACAGCAGGCTGAAGCCTACGCCTTCGCCAAAAAAGGCAAGGACAAGGCCGCCGGTATCGAGTGGACCCTGAGTGAACTGGGCAACCCGGTGCTGGCGGGGGCCACTGCGGTGATCGAATGCGAGTTGTGGCGTGAATATGAAGGTGGCGACCACGCGATAATGGTCGGCAAGGTGCACAACCTGATCGTTCCCGAGCAGGCCCCACGGCCGATGGTCTACTGCCGCGGCAAAATGGCCAGCCTGCCCGCCTTCGCCTGA
- a CDS encoding purine-cytosine permease family protein → MSQPSSQHQFVENHTVDYVPPAERHGKARDLFTLWFSTNIAPLPIVTGAMVVQVFHLNLLWGLIAIVLGHLIGGVVIALASAQGPQLGIPQMVQSRGQFGRYGALLIVFFTALIYVGFFISNIVLAGKSIHGIAPSVPMPTAIVIGALSATAIGVIGYRFIHSLNRIGTWVMGSALLAGFIMMFTQELPADFLSRGAFNLSGFIATVSLGTIWQISFSPYTSDYSRYLPKEVGIAKPFWATYFGATLGTILCFSFGAVAVLCVPQGTDAMDAVKQATGWLGPILMVLFLLNIISHNALNLYGAVLSIVTAIQTFFAQWTPSIKVRVMLAAVILVACGMVALNASADFIGHFIGLILALLLVLVPWASINLIDFYLIKKGEYDIASIFRADGGIYGRFNPHAIIAYACGILVQLPFANTSLYVGPYSNIVEGADLSWLFGLIVTVPLYYCLATRNKPEKAVRAVSAKG, encoded by the coding sequence ATGTCCCAACCGTCATCGCAACACCAGTTTGTCGAGAATCACACGGTCGATTACGTTCCACCTGCCGAGCGCCATGGGAAGGCGCGCGACCTGTTCACCCTCTGGTTCAGTACCAACATCGCGCCACTGCCTATCGTCACCGGCGCCATGGTGGTCCAGGTATTCCACCTGAACCTGCTGTGGGGCCTGATCGCCATCGTGCTGGGCCATCTGATCGGGGGCGTGGTCATCGCCCTGGCCTCTGCGCAGGGACCACAGCTGGGGATCCCACAGATGGTGCAGAGCCGCGGCCAGTTCGGTCGGTACGGTGCCTTGCTGATCGTGTTCTTCACGGCGTTGATCTATGTTGGCTTCTTCATTTCCAACATCGTGCTGGCAGGCAAGTCGATCCACGGCATTGCTCCGAGCGTGCCGATGCCTACGGCGATCGTCATCGGCGCCCTGAGCGCGACGGCGATCGGTGTTATCGGCTACCGCTTCATTCATAGCCTGAACCGCATTGGCACCTGGGTGATGGGGTCGGCATTGCTGGCCGGTTTCATCATGATGTTTACCCAAGAACTGCCCGCCGACTTCTTAAGCCGAGGCGCGTTCAACCTGTCGGGCTTCATTGCCACCGTATCGCTGGGCACCATCTGGCAGATCAGCTTCTCCCCGTACACCTCCGATTACTCGCGCTACCTGCCTAAGGAAGTCGGTATTGCAAAGCCGTTCTGGGCGACGTATTTCGGCGCCACACTGGGCACCATACTGTGCTTCAGCTTTGGTGCGGTGGCAGTGCTGTGCGTGCCCCAAGGCACCGACGCGATGGACGCGGTCAAGCAGGCCACCGGCTGGCTGGGCCCGATCCTGATGGTGTTGTTCCTGCTCAACATCATCAGCCACAACGCCCTCAACCTGTATGGCGCGGTACTGTCGATCGTCACGGCCATCCAGACCTTCTTCGCTCAATGGACGCCTAGCATCAAGGTGCGGGTAATGCTGGCTGCAGTGATTCTGGTGGCGTGCGGGATGGTTGCGCTCAATGCCTCGGCGGATTTCATCGGCCACTTCATCGGGCTGATCCTGGCACTGTTGCTGGTGCTGGTGCCGTGGGCTTCGATCAACCTGATCGACTTTTACCTGATCAAGAAGGGCGAGTACGACATCGCCTCGATCTTCCGCGCTGATGGCGGGATTTACGGGCGCTTCAACCCCCACGCGATCATTGCCTATGCGTGCGGGATTCTGGTGCAGTTGCCGTTTGCGAACACGTCGCTTTATGTAGGGCCATATTCGAACATTGTCGAGGGGGCGGACTTGTCCTGGCTGTTCGGCTTGATCGTGACGGTGCCGTTGTATTACTGCCTGGCTACGCGGAACAAGCCCGAGAAGGCTGTGCGGGCTGTCAGCGCCAAAGGGTAG
- a CDS encoding NAD(P)/FAD-dependent oxidoreductase, giving the protein MKSNVLIIGAGFAGVWSALSAARLLDKARRDDLSISVLAPQPELRIRPRFYEADVHAMKAPVGELFEAVGVQFLEGHAQTIDPQGRSVSYTDASGLPQQIAYDRLILAAGSQVARPAIAGMAEHTFDVDQMESAVRLEQHLAGLAALPASPARNTVVVCGGGFTGIETATEMPARLRAVLGDAAVRVLVVDRGTRVGAALGAGITPSIVAACEQAGVEWLAGTSVVAVDAGGVTLDNGEYIASKTVIWTVGVKASPLTAQVAGERDNFGRLKVDDHLKVVGQAHIYATGDTAWAAVDELGNHALMTCQHAIPMGRYAGNNAMADLLGEQPVVYRQPKYVTCLDLGGWGAAFSEGWERELKLQGQEGKALKRQINTVWIYPPAADRALALAAADPLIPIV; this is encoded by the coding sequence ATGAAATCTAACGTTCTGATCATCGGTGCCGGCTTTGCCGGTGTATGGAGTGCATTGAGCGCCGCCCGCCTGCTCGACAAGGCCCGGCGCGACGACCTGAGCATCAGCGTGCTGGCGCCCCAGCCTGAACTGCGTATCCGGCCACGCTTCTACGAAGCCGACGTGCATGCCATGAAGGCGCCAGTGGGTGAGCTGTTCGAAGCCGTGGGCGTGCAGTTCCTCGAAGGCCACGCGCAGACCATCGACCCCCAAGGGCGCAGCGTGAGCTACACCGACGCAAGCGGCCTGCCCCAGCAAATCGCCTATGACCGCCTGATCCTGGCAGCCGGCAGCCAGGTGGCGCGCCCGGCGATAGCAGGTATGGCCGAACACACTTTTGACGTCGACCAGATGGAGTCGGCTGTGCGCCTCGAGCAGCACTTGGCGGGCTTGGCCGCCCTGCCCGCCTCACCGGCACGCAACACCGTGGTGGTTTGCGGCGGTGGTTTCACGGGCATCGAGACCGCTACTGAAATGCCTGCCCGCCTGCGTGCCGTGCTCGGTGACGCAGCGGTGCGCGTGCTGGTGGTCGACCGCGGTACCCGTGTAGGCGCCGCGCTGGGCGCGGGCATCACGCCTTCGATTGTCGCGGCTTGCGAACAGGCGGGCGTCGAGTGGTTGGCCGGTACATCGGTGGTTGCGGTTGATGCCGGTGGCGTCACCTTGGACAACGGCGAGTACATCGCCAGTAAAACCGTAATCTGGACTGTGGGCGTCAAGGCAAGCCCGCTGACCGCCCAGGTGGCCGGCGAGCGCGACAACTTCGGCCGTCTGAAGGTAGACGACCACCTCAAGGTGGTTGGCCAGGCACACATCTACGCCACGGGTGACACCGCCTGGGCAGCCGTCGACGAACTGGGCAACCATGCGCTGATGACCTGCCAGCACGCCATCCCCATGGGCCGCTACGCTGGCAACAATGCCATGGCCGACCTGCTCGGCGAACAGCCGGTGGTGTATCGCCAACCCAAGTACGTCACCTGTCTGGACCTGGGTGGCTGGGGCGCGGCGTTCAGTGAAGGCTGGGAGCGCGAACTTAAATTGCAAGGCCAGGAAGGCAAAGCCCTCAAGCGCCAGATCAACACCGTATGGATCTATCCACCAGCCGCTGACCGTGCCTTGGCCCTGGCGGCCGCCGACCCATTGATTCCGATCGTTTAA
- a CDS encoding methyl-accepting chemotaxis protein yields the protein MQLRNMKIGIRAASVFALLGALVLVMGLIALYETRQMDEATDEIRVTWMPAVVALGDISTNLGRARAITLRAALDDSHSERMRNIELFKRINEQLNNGLKDYEATIIAADDRALFNALIAAHQQYFGLQSQVLKDIAAGRMAEAKQQISGPLTQHADTMMKALSALITYNSKGAEQASQRSSDVADEAFAAIIGSLLVIMIALVAIATVLTRSIVVPLADAVAVAERVATGDLTQDITITGRDEPALLLRALSRMQASLRDTIRKIAASSDQLASASEELHTVTEDTSRGLHQQSAEIDQAATAVNQMTAAVEEVANNAVSTADASQGADRTTRDGRDQVNQALASIQHLVDDVTGTSAEIEQLASNANEISRVLDVIGAIAGQTNLLALNAAIEAARAGEAGRGFAVVADEVRALAHRTQQSTAEIEQMIAGIQNGTERAVTAMHSSQGRATGTLEVAQGAGQALEVIAEAIASINQRNLVIASASEEQAQVAREVDRNLVNIRDLAMQTSAGANQTSAAAQDLSRLAVDLNGMVAQFKV from the coding sequence ATGCAGTTACGGAATATGAAGATCGGCATTCGCGCTGCCAGCGTATTTGCCCTGTTGGGCGCCCTGGTCCTGGTCATGGGCCTTATAGCACTTTACGAAACCCGGCAGATGGACGAGGCCACGGACGAAATCCGCGTCACCTGGATGCCTGCCGTGGTCGCCCTCGGTGACATCAGTACCAACCTCGGCCGCGCCCGCGCTATCACCCTGCGCGCCGCGCTGGATGACAGCCACAGCGAGCGCATGCGCAACATCGAGTTGTTCAAACGCATCAATGAGCAACTCAACAACGGCCTGAAAGACTATGAAGCCACCATCATCGCCGCCGATGACCGTGCCCTGTTCAACGCATTGATCGCGGCCCATCAACAGTACTTCGGCCTGCAGTCGCAGGTACTCAAAGACATTGCCGCCGGCCGCATGGCCGAGGCCAAGCAGCAGATCAGCGGGCCGCTCACCCAGCACGCCGACACCATGATGAAAGCCCTGTCGGCCTTGATCACGTATAACAGCAAGGGGGCCGAACAAGCCTCGCAGCGCAGCAGTGACGTGGCCGACGAAGCCTTCGCAGCCATTATCGGTTCACTGCTGGTGATCATGATCGCCTTGGTGGCCATTGCCACCGTGCTTACCCGCAGCATCGTCGTGCCATTGGCAGATGCCGTGGCCGTGGCCGAACGTGTCGCCACCGGCGACCTGACCCAGGACATCACGATTACCGGCCGCGATGAACCAGCCTTGCTGCTGCGCGCCCTGAGCCGCATGCAGGCAAGCCTGCGCGATACCATTCGCAAGATTGCGGCCTCGTCCGACCAGCTGGCCTCGGCTTCGGAAGAGCTGCACACGGTTACCGAAGATACCAGCCGTGGCCTGCACCAACAGAGCGCGGAGATCGACCAGGCGGCGACGGCCGTCAACCAGATGACCGCCGCCGTAGAAGAAGTGGCGAACAACGCGGTGAGCACTGCAGATGCGTCCCAGGGCGCCGACCGCACCACGCGCGATGGCCGCGATCAGGTCAACCAGGCGCTGGCCTCTATCCAGCACCTGGTCGATGACGTCACCGGCACCTCTGCCGAAATCGAGCAGTTGGCCAGCAATGCCAACGAGATCAGCCGCGTGCTCGATGTGATTGGCGCGATTGCCGGCCAGACCAACCTGCTGGCCCTCAACGCTGCCATCGAAGCGGCACGTGCCGGTGAAGCGGGCCGTGGTTTTGCCGTGGTCGCCGATGAAGTGCGTGCCCTTGCCCACCGCACCCAGCAGTCCACCGCAGAGATCGAACAGATGATCGCAGGGATTCAGAACGGTACCGAGCGTGCGGTGACGGCCATGCACAGCAGCCAAGGCCGTGCCACCGGTACGCTTGAAGTGGCACAGGGTGCCGGGCAGGCGCTGGAAGTGATTGCCGAAGCGATCGCTTCGATCAACCAGCGCAACCTGGTGATCGCCAGTGCTTCGGAAGAACAGGCACAAGTGGCGCGGGAGGTGGACCGCAACCTGGTCAACATCCGCGACCTGGCGATGCAGACCTCGGCGGGCGCCAATCAGACCAGTGCGGCGGCGCAGGATTTGTCGCGCCTGGCGGTTGATTTGAACGGCATGGTCGCGCAGTTCAAAGTCTGA
- a CDS encoding alpha/beta fold hydrolase codes for MIQPVAERTPAGTSYLAQGQGQPVVLIHGVGLNKEMWGGQFVGLANDYRVIAYDMLGHGQSALPAADTGLEGYAAQLAELLDHLQIAQATVIGFSMGGLVARAFALNYPQRLSALVVLNSVFNRTPEQSAGVIARAAQAAQQGPDANVDAALDRWFSREYKAANPAQVAAIRQVLASNDPQGYHTTYSLFATQDMYRASDLGSIQVPTLIATGELDSGSTPAMTRQLAASIPGAQSVVLAEQRHMMPVEAPREVNKMLLDFLSQARTLTESAKGIVA; via the coding sequence ATGATTCAGCCTGTCGCTGAACGTACACCGGCCGGGACCAGTTACCTGGCCCAAGGCCAGGGCCAACCCGTGGTGCTGATCCACGGCGTGGGCCTGAACAAGGAAATGTGGGGCGGGCAGTTCGTGGGCCTTGCCAACGACTACCGCGTCATTGCCTACGACATGCTCGGCCATGGCCAGAGCGCACTGCCTGCCGCCGACACCGGCCTGGAAGGCTACGCTGCCCAGCTGGCGGAACTGCTCGACCACCTGCAGATCGCCCAGGCGACCGTGATCGGCTTCTCCATGGGCGGCCTGGTCGCACGCGCCTTTGCCCTGAACTACCCACAGCGCTTGTCTGCGCTGGTGGTACTCAACAGCGTGTTCAACCGCACCCCGGAGCAGAGCGCTGGCGTCATCGCACGCGCAGCCCAAGCTGCCCAACAAGGCCCCGATGCCAACGTCGACGCCGCGCTCGACCGCTGGTTCAGTCGGGAATACAAGGCAGCCAACCCGGCGCAGGTCGCCGCGATTCGCCAGGTACTGGCGAGCAACGACCCGCAGGGCTACCACACCACTTATTCGCTGTTCGCCACCCAGGACATGTACCGCGCCAGTGACCTGGGCAGCATTCAGGTGCCGACACTGATCGCCACCGGCGAACTCGACTCGGGCTCCACCCCGGCCATGACCCGCCAGCTCGCTGCCAGCATTCCTGGCGCGCAAAGTGTGGTCCTCGCCGAACAACGGCATATGATGCCGGTGGAGGCACCCCGTGAAGTCAACAAGATGCTTCTGGATTTCCTCAGCCAAGCCCGCACCCTCACCGAATCCGCCAAGGGGATTGTTGCATGA
- a CDS encoding flavin reductase family protein: protein MIEPGIYKDVMGSFPSGVTVVTTLDADGGIVGITASAFSALSIDPALVLFCPNYASDTYPILRDSKQFAIHLLSAEQTAEAYAFAGKGKDKAKGIEWHLSELGNPLLAKATAIIECELWREYDGGDHAIIVGAVKNLVLPADPVTPMVYHRGKLGALPPLG, encoded by the coding sequence ATGATCGAACCAGGCATCTACAAAGACGTGATGGGCTCCTTCCCATCCGGGGTCACGGTGGTCACCACCCTGGACGCCGACGGCGGCATTGTCGGCATCACCGCCAGCGCGTTCAGCGCGCTGTCGATCGACCCGGCGCTGGTGCTGTTCTGCCCCAACTATGCCTCTGACACTTACCCGATCCTGCGGGACAGCAAGCAGTTCGCGATCCACCTGCTGTCCGCCGAACAGACCGCCGAGGCCTACGCCTTCGCCGGCAAGGGCAAGGACAAGGCAAAGGGCATCGAGTGGCACCTGAGCGAGCTGGGCAACCCGCTGCTGGCTAAGGCCACAGCGATCATCGAGTGCGAGCTGTGGCGCGAGTATGATGGCGGCGATCACGCGATCATCGTCGGCGCGGTGAAGAACCTGGTGCTGCCCGCCGATCCGGTGACCCCGATGGTCTATCACAGAGGCAAACTGGGCGCCCTGCCCCCGCTGGGCTGA
- a CDS encoding amino acid synthesis family protein: protein MSFEIRKIVTYSEETRIEGGKATDKPVTMVGLAVVIKNPWAGRGFVEDLKPEIRANCSELGALMVERLTAAIGGADKIEAYGKAAVVGADGEIEHASAVIHTLRFGNHYREAVQAKSYLSFTNKRGGPGTSIQIPMMQKDDEGLRSHYITLEMQIEDAPRADEIVVVLGAADGGRLHPRIGNRYIDLEELAAEKANAQ, encoded by the coding sequence ATGAGTTTCGAAATCCGCAAGATCGTCACCTACTCCGAAGAGACCCGCATCGAAGGCGGCAAGGCCACCGACAAGCCGGTGACCATGGTCGGCCTGGCCGTGGTGATCAAGAACCCATGGGCCGGCCGCGGCTTCGTTGAAGACCTCAAGCCGGAAATCCGCGCCAACTGCTCCGAGCTGGGTGCGCTGATGGTCGAGCGCCTGACAGCTGCCATCGGTGGCGCCGACAAGATCGAAGCCTACGGTAAAGCTGCCGTGGTCGGCGCCGATGGCGAGATCGAGCACGCTTCGGCGGTGATCCACACCCTGCGCTTCGGCAACCATTACCGCGAAGCCGTACAAGCCAAGAGCTACCTGAGCTTCACCAACAAGCGCGGCGGCCCGGGCACCTCGATCCAGATCCCGATGATGCAGAAGGACGACGAAGGCCTGCGCTCGCACTACATCACCCTGGAAATGCAGATCGAAGACGCCCCGCGTGCCGACGAAATCGTCGTGGTACTGGGCGCTGCCGACGGCGGCCGCCTGCACCCGCGCATCGGCAACCGTTATATCGACCTGGAAGAACTGGCTGCCGAAAAAGCCAACGCTCAATAA
- a CDS encoding aldehyde dehydrogenase — translation MTLVRFQMCIDGQWLDAQSGKTFDSLNPATAQAWAQLPDADEADVELAVQAAQRAFDSKGWRSITATARGKLLRKLGDLIAENKEHLAQLESRDNGKLIRETRGQVGYLPEFFHYTAGLADKLEGGTLPLDKPDLFAYTVHEPIGVVAGIIPWNSPLYLTAIKLAPALAAGNTIVLKPSEHASATILELARLALEAGFPPGVVNVVTGYGPSTGAALTRHPLVRKIAFTGGAATARHVVRSSAENFAKLSLELGGKSPNIIFADADLDSAINGAVAGIYAASGQSCVAGSRLLVQDEIFDEFVARLIERAKRIRIGNPQDDTSEMGPMATAQQLAVVESLVAAAKAEGAKLHMGGKRAEVEGEGWFYEPTLFECDSNSMTIMQEEVFGPVAAVIRFKTEEEALAIANDSQFGLAAGIWTRDLGRAHRLARDVRSGIIWVNTYRAVSAMAPIGGFKNSGYGRESGIDSVLAYTELKTVWINLSTAPMPDPFVMR, via the coding sequence ATGACCCTCGTTCGTTTCCAGATGTGCATCGACGGCCAATGGCTCGATGCCCAGAGCGGCAAGACCTTCGACAGCCTCAACCCGGCCACCGCCCAGGCCTGGGCGCAACTGCCCGACGCTGATGAGGCCGATGTGGAGTTGGCGGTCCAGGCCGCCCAGCGTGCGTTCGACAGCAAAGGCTGGCGCAGCATCACCGCCACCGCACGGGGCAAACTGCTGCGCAAGCTGGGTGACCTGATCGCCGAAAACAAAGAACACTTGGCTCAGCTGGAAAGCCGTGACAACGGCAAGCTGATCCGCGAAACCCGCGGCCAGGTCGGTTACCTGCCCGAGTTCTTCCACTACACCGCGGGCCTGGCCGACAAGCTCGAAGGCGGTACCCTGCCGCTGGACAAGCCTGACCTGTTCGCCTACACCGTGCACGAACCGATCGGCGTGGTAGCCGGGATCATCCCGTGGAACAGCCCCCTGTACCTCACCGCGATCAAACTGGCGCCAGCGCTGGCCGCCGGCAACACCATCGTGCTCAAGCCTTCCGAGCATGCCTCGGCGACCATCCTCGAGCTGGCCCGCCTGGCCTTGGAAGCAGGCTTCCCGCCGGGCGTGGTCAACGTGGTCACCGGCTACGGCCCAAGCACCGGCGCTGCGCTGACGCGCCACCCGCTGGTGCGCAAGATCGCCTTCACCGGCGGCGCCGCCACCGCTCGCCACGTGGTGCGCAGCAGTGCCGAGAACTTCGCCAAACTGTCGCTGGAGCTGGGCGGCAAGTCACCGAACATCATTTTCGCCGACGCCGATCTGGACAGTGCCATCAACGGTGCTGTGGCCGGCATCTATGCCGCCTCCGGGCAAAGCTGCGTGGCAGGTTCGCGCCTGCTGGTGCAGGACGAGATCTTCGACGAGTTCGTCGCCCGCCTGATCGAGCGGGCCAAGCGCATCCGCATCGGTAACCCTCAGGACGACACCAGCGAAATGGGCCCGATGGCCACCGCCCAGCAGTTGGCCGTGGTCGAAAGCCTGGTTGCTGCGGCCAAGGCTGAAGGCGCGAAGCTGCACATGGGCGGCAAACGTGCCGAAGTCGAGGGCGAAGGCTGGTTCTACGAACCGACGCTGTTCGAGTGCGATAGCAACTCGATGACCATCATGCAGGAAGAGGTGTTCGGCCCGGTCGCCGCGGTCATCCGCTTCAAGACCGAGGAGGAGGCCCTGGCCATCGCCAACGACTCGCAGTTCGGCCTGGCGGCCGGCATCTGGACGCGCGACTTGGGCCGCGCCCACCGCCTGGCTCGCGACGTGCGTTCGGGGATCATATGGGTGAACACATACCGCGCAGTATCGGCCATGGCGCCGATCGGCGGCTTCAAGAACAGCGGCTACGGCCGTGAAAGCGGCATCGATTCGGTGCTGGCCTATACCGAGCTGAAGACCGTGTGGATCAACCTGTCCACCGCGCCGATGCCCGACCCGTTTGTGATGCGCTAA